The Vitis riparia cultivar Riparia Gloire de Montpellier isolate 1030 chromosome 10, EGFV_Vit.rip_1.0, whole genome shotgun sequence genome includes a region encoding these proteins:
- the LOC117924183 gene encoding origin of replication complex subunit 1A-like: MIESDDCLGGFHLKCLKPPLKEVPKGDWICQFCEARKLGKEVVLPKPPKGKRRKRIAREKLLSSDLWAAHIENMWKEVDGTYWFRGDGISFLKRLC, translated from the exons AtgattgagtctgatgattgTCTGGGTGGGTTTCATTTGAAGTGTTTGAAACCACCGCTAAAGGAGGTTCCAAAAGGGGATTGGATATGCCAGTTTTGCGAGGCCCGGAAATTGGGTAAGGAAGTTGTGCTTCCAAAGCCACCCAAAGGGAAGAGACGGAAGAGAATTGCAAGGGAGAAGCTTCTTTCCAGTGATTTATGGGCGGCTCATATTGAAAA TATGTGGAAAGAAGTGGATGGTACTTACTGGTTTCGGGGCGATGGTATATCATTCCTGAAGAGATTGTGTTGA